Within Paeniglutamicibacter psychrophenolicus, the genomic segment GAAGTTCGCCATCGCCCCGGAGGCGCCCAGCAGGCGCAGGAACCCCGGGGCGGTGCGCGGGTCGGCGACCAGTTCCAGCGCCGCAGGAGCATGCGGAACCAGGCGGATCAGCGACAGCAGCGCCTGGTCCGGGTCGGCGGCGTGGGCCAGGTGCCCCACGAGCGCCGCGTGGTCGACGCCCGCCAGTTCCTTGTCGCCCAGAAAACGCTTGGCCCGCTCCAGGTCGTCGAACCCGGCGGAAATCAACTGCCGCGTGGAGATCTGCACGAAATTCGCTCCCCCGTCGACCTAGAGGATCCCCAGGTAGCGGCGCAGCTCGAACGGGCTGACGTTCTGCCGGTAGGCCTCCCACTCGTCACGCTTGTTGCGCAGGAACGAGGTGAAGACCTGTTCGCCCAGGATCTCGGCGACCAGTTCGGATTCCTCCATGGCGCGGATCGCGTCGTGCAGGGAGCCGGGCAGCGGGTCGTGCCCGGAGGCGCGGCGTTCGGCGCTGCTCAGACCCCAGACGTCCTCCTCGGCCTGCGGCTCGAGCTCGTAGCCTTCCTGGATGCCCTTCAGCCCGGCACCCAGCAGGCAGGCGTAGGCCAGGTAGGGGTTGGTGGCCGAGTCGATGCCGCGGTACTCCACGCGGGCGCTCTGGCCCTTGCCGGGCTTGTACAGCGGCACGCGGACCAGGGCCGAGCGGTTGTTGTGCCCCCAGGACCTGTGGCTCGGGGCCTCCCCGCCGCCCCAGAGGCGCTTGTAGGAGTTCACGAACTGGTTGGTCACGGCCGTGAATTCCGGGGCGTGGTGCAGGATCCCGGCAATGAACTGGCGCGCCGTGTCAGAGAGCTGGAATTCCCGCCCGGCCTCGAAGAACGCATTGGTGTCGCCCTCGAAGAGGGAGAAGTGGGTGTGCATGCCCGAACCCGGCTCGTCCGAGAACGGCTTGGGCATGAACGTGGCGTAGATGCCCTGCTGGATCGCGACTTCCTTGATCACGGTGCGGAAGGTCATCACGTTGTCGGCGGTTTGCAGTGCATCGGCGTAGCGCAGGTCGATCTCGTTCTGCCCCGGGCCATTCTCGTGGTGGCTGAACTCCACGGAGATTCCCACGGCCTCGAGCATCGTGACCGCGGTGCGGCGGAAGTCCTGCGCGACGCCTCCGGTGACGTGGTCGAAGTATCCGCCCCGGTCAACGGGAACCGGGTAGCCGTCGGGGCCCAGCTCGGCGGAGCGTAACAAATAGAATTCGATTTCCGGGTGCGTGTAGCAGGTGAAGCCCATCTCGGAGGCAACTGCCAGCTGGCGCTTGAGCACGTGGCGGGGGTCGGCGGCAGCCGGCAGCCCGTCGGGGGTCAGGATGTCACAGAACATCCGTGAGGTCGGTTCGACCTCGCCGCGCCACGGCAGGATCTGGAAGGTGGAGGGGTCCGGCTGCAGCAGCATGTCCGATTCGTAGATGCGCGACAATCCCTCGATGGAGGAGCCGTCGAATCCCAGGCCCTCCTCGAAGGCGCCCTCGACCTCGGCGGGGGCCAGGGCCACGGATTTCATGGAACCAACCACGTCCGTGAACCACAGGCGCACAAAACGCACGTCTCGTTCTTCAATGGTTCTAAGGACGAATTCCTGCTGGCGATCCACGGCGGGTTCCTTCCACAAGGGGTTCTTTGGCGGCGGTTCCCGCCCCCACTGACTCACTTTATACGTTTTTGGGTTCATGACACGGAACGACCGCTTCACCTAGATGTGCATTAGTCTCTTGCCCATGAGTGCTCATCCTTCCACACCAGCAAGTCCGGCCTCCCCAGGCACCGCATCCGCCGCCCGCATCCGGCTGCACCACCTGCAATCGGCCAAGGACCAGGGTGCGAAGTTCGCGATGCTGACCGCCTACGACACCATGATGGCTTCCATCTTCGATTCCGCCGGCATCGAGGTGCTGCTGGTGGGTGATTCTGCGGCAAACACCGTGATGGGATACTCCTCCACGCTGCCGATCACCCTTGATGACATGGTCGTCTTCGCCAAGTCGGTGGTTTCCGGGGCCAAGCGCGCACTGGTGGTGTGCGACCTTCCCTTCGGTTCCTACGAGGTGTCGCCCGAACAAGCCGTGGCCTCGGCGGTGAAGCTGATGAAGGAGGGCGGGGTGCAGGCGGTCAAGCTCGAGGGCGGGGAGTACTTTGTCCCGCATGTGCGGGCGCTGGTCGCCGCCGGCGTGCCGGTGATGGCGCACATCGGCTTCACCCCGCAGTCCGAACATGCCCTGGGCGGCTACCGGGTGCAGGGCCGCGGCGATGCGGCCGACGCAATGGTTGCCGATGCCCAGGCACTGGAGGCCGCCGGCGCGTTTGCCGTGCTGATGGAAATGGTTCCCACCGAAACCGCAGCCCGGGTCGATGCCTCCCTGCACGTTCCCACCGTGGGCATCGGTGCCGGCGGCGCCACCACCGGGCAGGTGCTGGTGTGGCAGGACATGCTCGGGCTCGGCGCGGGCAAGGGTGCCCGCTTCGTGAAGAAGTACGCGGACCTGCGCTCGGTGGTGGCCGGTGCCGCCGCCGCGTACCACGACGAGGTCCTTGGCGGCGTCTTCCCGGGCCCGGAACACGAGTTCGGGCAGTAGCGGGCCCTCGCCCGCTCCCTTCCCTTAGTCCTCGTCTTCCTCGTCCGCCTCGTCCCACTGTTCGTTGCGTTCGCGCACCTTGCTCATGGCAAGTTCGGCCTCGGCCCGCGACCTGTAGGGGCCCAGGAGCTTTGACCAATCCGCCTGCGGACCGGACTCCACCTGGCCGGTGGTGATGTTGAACCAGAATTCGCCCTCGCCGGGCAATGCTCCACTCATCGGGACTGACCCACCTTTCATTCCTGCACCGTGACTCGGTATGCCCCCACCCTACCGCCGGGAGGCCGCGGGATGCCTTGCGAAACGGGAATGCCCCGTGGCTTGGGGTCCCGTCACACCGCTAGAATGGAAACCATGCCTTTAGCTTCAACCGCGCCCATTGGTTCCCTGGTTCCAGGGACCCCCACTCCGCAACGAACCGTCCCCGCCTCGATCCCCCGCCCCGAGTATGTCGGGCGCCCCGCACCGCGCAAGTCCGATGCCCCGGAGGTCCGCTCCCCCGAGATCATCGCGAAGATGCGCGTGGCCTCGAAGATCGCGGCCCAGGCACTGGCGGAGGTCGGCCGTGCCGTCGTCCCGGGTGTCACCACCGACGAGCTTGACAAGATCGGGCACGAGTTCCTGCTGGACCACAAGGCCTACCCCTCGACCCTGGGCTACCGCGGCTTCAGCAAGTCGCTGTGCGCCTCGATCAACGAGGTCATCTGCCACGGCATCCCCGACACCACCGTGGTGCAGGACGGGGACATCGTGAACATCGACATCACCGCGTTCATCGGCGGGGTCCACGGCGACACCAACGCCACCTTCCTGGCCGGGGACGTGGACGAGGAATCCCGGCTGCTGGTCGAGCGGACCGAGGAATCCCTGCGCCGGGCCATCAAGTCGGTCATGCCGGGCCGGGAGATCAACGTCATCGGCCGCACCATCTCCGCCTACGCAAAACGCTTCGGCTATGGCGTGGTGCGGGACTTCACCGGTCACGGCGTGGCAGAATCCTTCCATACCGGCTTGATCATCCCGCACTACGATGCCGCACCGGCCTACAGCCAGCTCATCGAAGAGGGCATGACGTTCACCATCGAACCCATGCTCACCCTGGGCACCATCGAGTGGGACATGTGGGACGACGGCTGGACCGCCACCACCAAGGACCGCAAGCGGACCGCACAATTTGAACACACCTTGCTCGTCAACGAGGACGGCGCCGAGATCCTGACCCTGCCCTAGCGCAGGGCACCACCCGCCCCGTCAAGTACCCGTTCGAGAAGGAATCCCAACCGCATGACACATAGCGCATCCACCCCGACTCCCCTGGCCATCGGCATCGATATCGGCGGCACCGGCATCAAGGGCGGCATCGTCGACCTCTCGATCGGGAAGCTGATCGGCGAACGCGTCCGCATCGACACCCCGCAGCCGGCGACCCCGGCCGCGGTGGCCGAGGTCGTGGCCAAGATCGTGGCCGAGCTCGATGCCCGCGGGGACGCCCCCGGCGCGGGGACCCCGGTGGGGGTCACCTTCCCGGCGATCATCCACCGCGGAGTGGCACGCTCGGCGGCCAACGTGGACAAGTCGTGGATCGGCACGGACGTCGATGCGTTGTTCACCGGGCAGCTGGGGCGCCCGGTCCATGTCATGAACGACGCCGACGCCGCGGGACTGGCCGAGGTGCACTTCGGTGCGGGCGTCGGTGTCGACGGGACGGTGCTGGTCATCACCCTGGGCACGGGCATCGGCTCGGCCCTGATCCACAACGGCGTGCTGGTTCCCAACTTGGAGCTCGGCCACCTGGAAATCGACTCGGCCATCGCCGAGGCCCGCGCCTCCGCGTCGGCCCGCGAACGCGACGACCTGTCCTGGGACGAGTACGCGGTGCGCCTGCAGCGGTTCTTCTCCCACGTGGAGTTCCTCTTCTCCCCAACCCTGTTCATCATTGGCGGCGGCATCTCCAAGCGCGCCGACGACTACCTGCCGCAGCTTTCTATCGCCACCCCGATCACCACGGCGAAGTCCAAGAACAACGCCGGCATCGTCGGCGCGGCACTGCAGTCGGCGCTTTCCTAGACCTTACGGGCACAAAAACAACGGCGGGCCGCCTGCCATCCCCAATCACGTTTCGGTGAAGGGAATGGCCGGGCGGCCCGCCGTTTGCGGTTGATGCCACGGGCCCCTGCGGGCGTTCCGGCCTAGCGGGCGCCCAGCGGGCGCTGGTGCCCCACCGGCCGGGTCTCGCGTTCGGCCCGCAGCTTGGCGATGGCCAGCTCGAAGTCCTCGAGCGACTTGAAGTCCTGGTACACGCTGGCAAAGCGCAGGTAGGCCACCTCGTCGAGGCGCTGCAGCGGGGCAAGGATCGCCAGCCCGACCTCGCGGGCGTTGATTTCCGCCGCTCCGCTGGAGCGCACCGCTTCCTCGACTTCCTGGGCCAGCACGGCCAGGTCGTCGTCCGTGACGGGCCGGCCCTGGCAGGCCTTGCGCACGCCGTTGATGACCTTCGCGCGGCTGAATGGCTCGGCCACCCCGGAACGCTTGAGCACATTCAGGCTGGTGGTCTCGGCGGTGCTGAACCGGCGTCCGCAGGCGGCGCACTGCCGGCGACGGCGGATCGCGGTGCCGTCATCGGTCAACCGGCTGTCCACGACGCGCGAATCGGTGTGCCTGCAATAGGGACAGTACATGGCACCCCTTCCTCGGGTCTTTTTGCCGGGCACATACGTGCCCGGGATCAGTTTAGGGCCATATATAGCCTAATCACAACAATGTGATTACCACATGTTGTGGTTGTACTCACAATCTGGCACCATGGCCGCCGGCTTGACCCGGTCGCCCTACGGGAAGCGGATGGCCACCGCATCCCCGTGGGCCGGCAGGTCCTCGGCGTTGGCCAGCGCGATCACGTGCGGTGCCACCGCGGCCAGGGCGGAACGGTCGTAGTCGATGACCTGGATGGCCTTCAGGAAGGTGTTTACGTTCAGCCCGGAGGCGAAGGCCGCGGTCCCGCTGGTCGGCAGGACGTGGTTGGAGCCGGCGCAGTAGTCCCCCAGGCTCACCGGGGCGTCGGGCCCGACGAACACGGCACCCGCCGCGGTGATCCTTGCGGCGTCGGCTGCGGCGTTGGCCGTGTGGATTTCCAGGTGCTCGGCGGCGTACACGTTGCACACCGCGATCCCGGCGGCGACGTCGTCGACCAGGATGATCGCCGACTGGTTCCCGCCCAGCGCGATGCGCACCCGCTCGGAGTGCTTGGTGGTGGCGCACTGGTTTTCCAGCGCCTCGCGCACCGCCTCGGCAAGCTCGGGGGAATCGGTGACAAGCACCGCGGCGGCGTTGGGGTCGTGTTCGGCCTGGGAGACCATGTCGGCGGCGATGAAGGCGGGGTTCGCCGTGGCGTCGGCAAGGATCGCGATCTCGGTGGGCCCGGCCTCGGCGTCGATGCCGACCACGCCCTTGACCAGACGCTTGGCGGTGGCCACGAAGAGGTTGCCGGGTCCGGTGACCACGTCGACGGGCTCGATGGCCAGCCCCGGGTCCATTCCCGCACCGGCCGGAACGCCGTAGGCGAAGGCGGCAATGGCCTGGGCCCCGCCGATGGCGTGGACCTCTCTGACGCCCAGCAATTGGGCGGCGGCCAGGATCGCGGGGTGGGGCAGCCCGCCGAATTCCTTCTGCGGGGGCGAGGCGATGGCCAGGGAGCCGACGCCCGCGGCCAGGGCGGGCACGGCGTTCATGATCACCGAGCTGGGGTACACGGCCAGCCCGCCCGGGACGTACAGGCCCACCCGGCGCACCGGGACCCAGCGCTGGGTGACGGTGGCACCGGCACCGTATTCGACCCGGGTCTCGCCGGGCACCTGGGCCGCGGCAAAGACGCGGGCCCGGGCAATGGATTCCTCCAGGCCCGCCCGCACCGTGGGGTCGAGCTCCTCCAGGGCCCGTTCCATGGCCTCTGCCGGAACCCGGGTGTGGTCCTGCTGCACGCCGTCGAACTGCTCGGCGAGCTCGGACAGGGCGGAAAATCCGTCGGTGCGCACGCGGCGGATGATCGATTCGACCGCTTCCGCCGCGGTGGCGAAGTTCAGTTCCGGGCGCGGCAGCACCGCCTTGAGGCTTGCATGGTCAAGGGCGGCACCTCGCAGGTCGAGGTCCTGGAGGGCGGAGAAGGTCTGGGGGCGTACGTTGGAAGTCACCACGCCAGTTTATCGCGCGCCGGGGCCCGGCGCGTCAGCCCTGGCCACAGATGACTTGGTCGTCGTAATCCCGGTGCCCCCGGCCCCATGTCCCTGTCCGCCGCCGGGCCCGGTGGCCTAGGCTTCTTCCAAGACCAAACCATCGACGGGCAAAGGAATCACTTCACCATGCGCGAGGCACACGGATCGACACAAATGCACGAGGGCAAGTCCCGGATCGTCATCACCCGCTTCGTGGAGGTGACCCCGCAGCGGCTTTGGGAAACCTTCACCGACGCCACGGCCCTGGCCGGGTGGATCGGGGTGTTGCGCACCGACGAGGCCACCGGCAAGCGCACCTTCTCGATGCTCGAGGGCGGGGCGGAATCGGATCCCGAGGAACTGGATATCACCCGGTGCCGGGCGCCGCACGAACTCGAGTACACCACGACAAGCAAGTTCGGCGGCTGGGGCATGGGCCTGGTGATCAGGCCGGCCGCCGGCGGGTGCGAGCTGGAATTCCACCAGGTGCTCGGTGATGCGGACGACCCGCGGAACATGGGGCCGGGCTGGGAGTACTACATGCAACGGGCCATCGCCCACACGCTGGGGGAAAACCCCGACGAGGTGGCGTGGGACGAGTTCTATCCCGCGCTGGCCGACGCCTACGCCGCGGCGCCCGGGCAGCAGTAGCCGTGCCGGTGCCGCAGCCGCGGCGCAGCCGGGACCCGTACCCTAGCCGTCCAGGCAGGTGGGGCCCAGCAGCACCTTCAGGTCCCCGAAGAGCGCCGAGTTCGGGTTGACCCGGTACTCCAAGCCCAGGCGCACCAGCGAGGTCCCGCGGGTGCTGTGCAGCTTAACGCGCACCTCGGTGGTGCCCTGGTGCACGCGCAGCACGTCGCCGAGCGCGGAGATGACTTCCTCGGTGGCCTTGTGGTTGGCCATGGAGATGACCACCGGCCCGCCCTCGCCGTCCTCGCTGATCTCCGGGACCGTGAGTTCCTGGGCGTTGAGCGTGATGGAGCCGTCGTCGCGTTTCTGCACCCGGCCCTTGACCACCACGATCAGGTCCTCGGCCAAAACGTTGGCAATGGGCGCGTAGGCGTTGCCGAAGAACATGGTTTCCATGGACCCGGAAAGGTCCTCGATCTCGCAACGCGCATACGGGTTGCCGGATTTCTTGGCGATGCGGCGCTGCAGCGAGGTGATCATGCCGCAGATGGTGACGGTGTGACCGTCCTGCGGCCCATCCTCGGAGAGCACCTGGGTGACGGACATGTCGGCGTTCTGGGCCAGCAACCCGCCCAGGCCCTTGAGCGGGTGGTCCGAGACGTACAGGCCCAGCATGTCGCGTTCGAAGGCGAGCTTGTCCTTCTTTTCCCAGTCCGGGAGATCCGGCACAGCCACCGTCATGCCCGCCGCGGCGGTGGGGTCGTCGAACGCGCTGAACAGGTCGAACTGGTTGGCCGCCTCGTTGCGCTTGACCGCAATGACCGAATCCACGGCCTCCTCGTGGATGGCCACCAGGGCGCGGCGCGCGTGGCCCATGGAGTCGAAGGCTCCGGCCTTGATCAGGGATTCGATGGTGCGCTTGTTGCAGACCACCGCCGGGACCTTCTGCAGGAAATCGGCAAAGTTCTCGAACTTGCCCTTTTCGTTGCGGGCCTCGACCAGGGCGTTGACGACGTTGGCGCCGACGTTGCGGATCGCGCCCATGCCGAAGCGGATGTCGGTGCCGACCGGGGTGAAGTTCAGCGCCGATTCGCTCACGTCCGGGGCCAGCACGGTGATGCCCATGTGCCGGCATTCGTTGAGGTACATGGCCGTCTTGTCCTTGTCGTCAGCGACGGACGTCAGCAGGGCTGCCATGTATTCGGAGGGGTAGTGGGCCTTGAGGTATGCGGTCCAGTAGGAGATGACCCCGTAGGCGGCCGAGTGCGCCTTGTTGAAGGCGTAGTCGGAGAAGGGAAGCAGGATGTCCCACAGGGCCTTGACGGCCTCCATGGTGTACCCGTTGTCCAGCATGCCCTGGGAGAAGCCGGCAAACTGCTTGTCCAGTTCCGATTTCTTCTTCTTGCCCATGGCGCGGCGCAGGATGTCTGCCTGGCCCAGCGAGAAGCCGGCCAGCTTCTGCGCGATGGACATGACCTGCTCCTGGTACACGATCAGGCCGTAGGTTCCGCCCAGGATCTCCCGCAGCGGCTCCAGGAGTGTCGGGTGGATCGGGGTTTCTTCCTGGAGCTTGTTCTTGCGCAACGCGTAGTTGTTGTGCGAGTTGGCGCCCATCGGGCCCGGGCGGTAGAGCGCGAGCACCGCGGAGATGTCTTCGAAGTTGTCCGGGCGCATGAGCTTGAGCAGCGAGCGCATGGGCCCGCCGTCGAGCTGGAAGACGCCCAGGGTGTCGCCGCGGGCCATCAGCTCGTAGGCGCCGGCGTCGTCCAGCTCCAGGCGCTCGAGGTCCAGGTCCACGCCCTGGTTCGCCTTCATGTTTTCCAGGGCGTCGGAAATGATGGTGAGGTTTCTCAGGCCCAGGAAGTCCATCTTGATCAGCCCCAGGCCTTCACAGGTCGGGTAGTCGAACTGCGTGATGACCTGGCCGTCCTGGATGCGGCGCATGATCGGGATGACGTCGATGATGGGGTCCGAGCTCATGATGACACCCGCGGCGTGCACGCCCCACTGGCGCTTGAGCCCCTCCAGGCCCTTGGCGGTCTCGAAGACGCGCGCGGCTTCCGGGTCGGTGGCCACCAGCTGGCGGAAGTCCCCGGCCTCGGAGTAGCGCTTGGACTTGGGGTCCTCGATGTCGTTGAGCGGGATGTCCTTGGCCATGACGGCCGGGGGCAGCGCCTTGGTCAGCTGCTCGCCCATGGAGAAGGGGTAGCCCAGCACGCGCGAGGAGTCCTTCAGCGCCTGCTTGGTCTTGATCGACCCGTAGGTCACGATCATCGACACGCGTTCGTCGCCGTACTTCTCGGTGACGTACCTGATCACTTCCGAGCGGCGCCTATCATCGAAGTCGACGTCGAAGTCGGGCATGGAGACGCGCTCGGGGTTCAGGAAGCGTTCGAAGATCAGCCCGTGGAGCAACGGGTCCAGGTCGGTGATGCGCATGGCGTACGCGACCATGGAACCGGCACCGGAACCACGTCCCGGTCCCACGCGGATGCCGTTGTCCTTGGACCAGTTGATGAAGTCGGCCACGACCAGGAAGTAGCCGGGGAAACCCATCTTGATGATGACGTCGAGCTCGTAGTCCGCCTGGCGGCGTACGTCGTCCGGGATGCCGTTGGGATAGCGGTAGTGCAGCCCGGTGTCGACTTCCTTGATCAGCCAGCTGGTCTCGTCCTCCCCGGGCGGGCAGGGGAAGCGCGGCATGTAGTTGGCGCTGGTGTCGAAGGAGACCTCGGCGCGCTCGGCGATCAGCAGCGTGTTGTCGCAGGCGTCGGGCATTTCCCTGAACAGGTGGCGCATTTCGGCCGGGGACTTGAGGTAGTAGCCGGAACCGGAGAAGGCGAAGCGCGAACCGCCCTGGTCGTACGTCGGCTCGTCCAGCGTGGACCCGGAGTTGATGGCCAGCAGGGCCTCGTGGGCCGGGGCGTCGTGCTCGTGGGTGTAGTGCAGGTCGTTGGTGGCGAGCCGCGGGATGTCCAGTTCCTTGGCCAGGCGCAGCAGGTCCTGGGTGACCCGGCGTTCGATGTCCAGGCCATGGTCCATGAACTCGCAGAAGTAGTTTTCCTTGCCGAACAGGTCCTGGAATTCGGCCGCGGCCGCCTTGGCCTCGTTGTACTGGCCCAGGCGCAGCTTGGTCTGCACCTCTCCGGAAGGGCAGCCGGTGGTGGCGATGATGCCCTCGTGGTACGTGTTCAGCAGGTCGCGGTCAAGGCGCGGGTACTTGCCGAAGACCGAGTCGAGCGAGGCGATGGAGGAGGCCTTGAACAGGTTCTTCATGCCGGTGTTGTTGTAGCTCAGCAGCGTCATGTGGGTGTAGAGGCCGCCGCCGGAGACGTCGTCGCGGCGCTGGGACTCGTCGGTGCGCCATTTCACGCGGGTCTTGTCGTCGCGCGCGGTGCCCGGGGTGACGTAGGCCTCGATGCCGATGATCGGCTTGACGCCGGCGGCGGTTGCCTTGGACCAGAAGTCGAAGGCACCGAACAAATAGCCGTGGTCGGTGGTGGCCAGGGCGGTCATCCCGAGCCGGTTGGTCTCTTCAAAGAGTTCTGTCAGGCGCGCAGCACCGTCAAGCATTGAGTATTCGGTGTGCGTGTGAAGGTGTACGAATCCATCGCGATTTGAGCTAGCCACCGATCCAGTCTAGGCCGTTGCGTCAAGCAATGCTGGCCAATCGAACCGGATGTGAATAGCGGCACCCGAAGCCGTGCCTCGGGTGCCGCCGATGGTCCTAGAAGCTGCCGTCGCGCAGCATTTCCAGGGCGTTGTTCAGGTCCAGCGGGTATTCGCTGGTGTATTCGACCCATTCGCCGCTCACCGGGTGGAAGAAGCCCAGGCGCTGGGCGTGCAGCCATTGCCGGGTCAGTCCCAGGGCGGCGGCCAGCTTCGGGTCCGCCCCGTAGGTCTGGTCCCCGGCGCACGGGTGGCGCAGTGCGGAGAAGTGCACGCGGATCTGGTGGGTGCGCCCGGTTTCCAGGTTGACCTCCACCAGCGAGGCCCGGCCGAAGGCCTCGATGACCTTGTAGTGGGTCACCGAGTCGCGGCCGTCCTCGACGACGGCGAACTTCCAGTCGTGGCCCGGGTGCCGTCCCAGCGGGGCGTTGATGGTGCCCTCCAGCGGATCGGGCAGGCCCTGGACCACCGCGTGGTAGATCTTCTTCGGGGTGCGTTCCTTGAAAGCCCGCTTAAGTGCCGTGTAGGCGCGTTCGGTCTTGGCAACGACCATCAGCCCGCTGGTGCCCACATCGAGCCGGTGCACGATGCCTTGGCGTTCGGAGGCGCCGGAGGTGGAAATCCGGTAGCCGGCGGCCATCAGGGCCCCGACAACGGTGGGCCCGACCCAGCCCGGCGAGGGGTGTGCGGCGACGCCCACGGGCTTGTCGATGACGACGTAGTCATCGTCGTCGGCAATGATCTTGAGGTCTTCCACGAGTTCTACCCTGATTTCTAGTGGGTCCGGACGAAGCGGGATGAAGACTTCGATGGTTGCCCCCGCAGGGGCCTTGCGGGACTTTCCCAGGGCCTTGCCGTCAATGGTGACGTTGCCTTCGGTGCACAGCAGTGCCGCCTGGCCTCGGGAGATCTCCAGCCGCTGGGCCAGGAAGGCATCCATGCGTGTGCCGGCATCTTCCTCGGAGACCTGGAGTGTTTCGGTGCGTTCGCCGCTCACGGCATCTCCTGGGTATCGGTGCCGGGCTCGGTCCCGGGCTTGTTCTTGGAGCCGGACCTGCTGCCATCGAATTCCCGGCCCGTGAACAGCAACAGGCAGATGACGACCATCGAACAGACGATGAACATGTCCGCGACATTGAAGATGGCAAAGTTCGGCAGGGCGATGAAGTCGACCACGTGCCCGTGCCCGAAGGACGGCGGACGGAACAGCCGGTCGGTGAGGTTTCCCGCCACCCCGCCCATCAGCCCGCCCAGGGCCAGTGCCCAGGACCAGACGCGGACCTTGCGCACCAGGAAGATCGCGACATAGAGCAGCACCGCGGCCTGGATGATGGTGAAAATCCAGGTGACGCCCTCACCCATGGAGAAGGCTGCACCGGAGTTCTTGATGAAGTACCAGCGCAGCAGCGGCGGGAAGACATCGATCACCTGGCCCTCGTACATGCTGGTTTCAACGATGCGCTTGGTGAACTGGTCGAGGACCAGTGCCAGGACGGCCAGGGTGCTCGTGGCGAGCACCAGGTGGCGCCGGGTGGCACTGCCTGCCGCGGGCTTGGCGGCACCCTGTGGTGCCGGTGGTACGGAGCTGTTTTCCATCATGTCCTTTAACGCATTGTTGGCGGTCGGTAACCCGACCGCCAACAATCTTAAGCCATCAATATGCGAGGCAAGTGGTGAAGCAGATTAGCCGTTGTCCTTGGCGTCTGCCGTGTCCATGGAGCCCTTGGCTTCGAGGTCGCGAA encodes:
- a CDS encoding RluA family pseudouridine synthase codes for the protein MSGERTETLQVSEEDAGTRMDAFLAQRLEISRGQAALLCTEGNVTIDGKALGKSRKAPAGATIEVFIPLRPDPLEIRVELVEDLKIIADDDDYVVIDKPVGVAAHPSPGWVGPTVVGALMAAGYRISTSGASERQGIVHRLDVGTSGLMVVAKTERAYTALKRAFKERTPKKIYHAVVQGLPDPLEGTINAPLGRHPGHDWKFAVVEDGRDSVTHYKVIEAFGRASLVEVNLETGRTHQIRVHFSALRHPCAGDQTYGADPKLAAALGLTRQWLHAQRLGFFHPVSGEWVEYTSEYPLDLNNALEMLRDGSF
- the dnaE gene encoding DNA polymerase III subunit alpha is translated as MASSNRDGFVHLHTHTEYSMLDGAARLTELFEETNRLGMTALATTDHGYLFGAFDFWSKATAAGVKPIIGIEAYVTPGTARDDKTRVKWRTDESQRRDDVSGGGLYTHMTLLSYNNTGMKNLFKASSIASLDSVFGKYPRLDRDLLNTYHEGIIATTGCPSGEVQTKLRLGQYNEAKAAAAEFQDLFGKENYFCEFMDHGLDIERRVTQDLLRLAKELDIPRLATNDLHYTHEHDAPAHEALLAINSGSTLDEPTYDQGGSRFAFSGSGYYLKSPAEMRHLFREMPDACDNTLLIAERAEVSFDTSANYMPRFPCPPGEDETSWLIKEVDTGLHYRYPNGIPDDVRRQADYELDVIIKMGFPGYFLVVADFINWSKDNGIRVGPGRGSGAGSMVAYAMRITDLDPLLHGLIFERFLNPERVSMPDFDVDFDDRRRSEVIRYVTEKYGDERVSMIVTYGSIKTKQALKDSSRVLGYPFSMGEQLTKALPPAVMAKDIPLNDIEDPKSKRYSEAGDFRQLVATDPEAARVFETAKGLEGLKRQWGVHAAGVIMSSDPIIDVIPIMRRIQDGQVITQFDYPTCEGLGLIKMDFLGLRNLTIISDALENMKANQGVDLDLERLELDDAGAYELMARGDTLGVFQLDGGPMRSLLKLMRPDNFEDISAVLALYRPGPMGANSHNNYALRKNKLQEETPIHPTLLEPLREILGGTYGLIVYQEQVMSIAQKLAGFSLGQADILRRAMGKKKKSELDKQFAGFSQGMLDNGYTMEAVKALWDILLPFSDYAFNKAHSAAYGVISYWTAYLKAHYPSEYMAALLTSVADDKDKTAMYLNECRHMGITVLAPDVSESALNFTPVGTDIRFGMGAIRNVGANVVNALVEARNEKGKFENFADFLQKVPAVVCNKRTIESLIKAGAFDSMGHARRALVAIHEEAVDSVIAVKRNEAANQFDLFSAFDDPTAAAGMTVAVPDLPDWEKKDKLAFERDMLGLYVSDHPLKGLGGLLAQNADMSVTQVLSEDGPQDGHTVTICGMITSLQRRIAKKSGNPYARCEIEDLSGSMETMFFGNAYAPIANVLAEDLIVVVKGRVQKRDDGSITLNAQELTVPEISEDGEGGPVVISMANHKATEEVISALGDVLRVHQGTTEVRVKLHSTRGTSLVRLGLEYRVNPNSALFGDLKVLLGPTCLDG
- the lspA gene encoding signal peptidase II; the protein is MMENSSVPPAPQGAAKPAAGSATRRHLVLATSTLAVLALVLDQFTKRIVETSMYEGQVIDVFPPLLRWYFIKNSGAAFSMGEGVTWIFTIIQAAVLLYVAIFLVRKVRVWSWALALGGLMGGVAGNLTDRLFRPPSFGHGHVVDFIALPNFAIFNVADMFIVCSMVVICLLLFTGREFDGSRSGSKNKPGTEPGTDTQEMP